Part of the Equus caballus isolate H_3958 breed thoroughbred chromosome 5, TB-T2T, whole genome shotgun sequence genome is shown below.
CCCTGCAGGGCACTGTGCAAAATGAGAATGAGGAGCCCTGTGTTCAGAGATTGTTAGAAATTTCAAGATGGCCACCGCAGAGCTTTAAACCCAGCACGGggccatgtgtgacaacatgggtCACAGGCTACTgaagtcagccatgcctgagggAAACCCTTCAATAGGAATAAGgcaagaaatgaaggaaaaggtgGGAGGAATGATGGGAGACGAAACAGCATCTCCAGAGGCTCACAAGCTTCGATAGCAGAAGGCGTTCAGGACTCCAAGCAGGCAGGTCGGTGTGAGTGTGTCAGGGACCAAAACATGGGCACAGGAGCGTCAGAGGCCTGAATCCTACAGGGAGTCCCTGGAGGACAAATCCTACAGGCAACACAGACAAGTGACACAATCCAGGTTCTTTCCTGAAGACCACTCTGCATTCCCTGTGGAGGATGGGTGCAGTGGGAGCGGTGCTGGACAGCTGCTGCCCACCAGCATGGGCAAGAGGTGAGACACATAGATGTGAGAGTCATTTAAGAACAGAAACAAGTTAGATGTGCCCCACCCCCCCAGGCTCCTGTAGAGGGTGACCAGGTGGGGATGGTGCTGATAAACATGGTGGGGAGAAAAGCCCAGAATCCTCAGACCCCAGAGCTCCCTGAGCTCCGACAgttcccctccccaccaccactgGCAGGTTGTACTCACCATGGGCACAGACCTCCCCAAGGGCTGAGGTGACAGTTTTCTGGTCCTCAGAGTTGCTGACCACACAGGTGAGGCTGGCACTGGGCTGGTGCAGAGGCAGATTAACAGCCAGGGTCCAGGAATTGGGGGCTGGTCCTGGTGTCCCTTTCTGCTCCAGCTCCCTGGGGAGGCCTTTGCTTTCCCAGGTCACATTCAGGTCCTCTGTGACCCCAGCAGCCCTGCACTCTAAGATGATGCTGCACCAGCGTGGTGTGATGGACAGTGACTGGACCAGGATCCGGGGAAGGGGCACAGGTTCTGGAGTAGGAGGGACAAGAGAATGGAGCCTCACATGAGTGGAGAACATTACAATTGCCACATTCTCACCCATTATCTCATTAAAGCTTTGTCTTCCTTCCTCTAGGAAGGGGagacattttacagatgaaatagaATTTATCCAAAGCTAAATATGTAGTAAGagacaagaaggaagggagccaCTGAGTTAAGCCTTATGTGACTGCACTAGACCGAGCAAGTCTTAAAGTCTCCCACAAGAAAATAAAGCCAGCACTCCACCTACCCAAGGCCCTTTATGTTTAGAAAATGGGTCTTTACTAGAAGGAGAAGTCGGGATTGAAGGACTTGTCCTGGTCCAGGGCCCTCGCCTGTTTCTCCTGCTGAGATGATGCCTGGACTACACAGCCCACAGTGAACAAGGATATCTGGCCAGCTCTGGGAGTCCAGAGAAAGGCCCCATGCACCCCAAAGTGCAGACATTTGTGGGAGATGCAGTGGTAGCCACTAGGAATGACAACCCCAAGTGTGGTTAGAATGTGGCACTGAACTTGTGGTACACAGAGGAACAGAAGTGACAGGTTTACAAGCCAGTCATAGAAATCCCATGGGAACCTAAAGCTGTCAAAGCCACTCTCCATAGGAGGGTATTTCTCTATGCAGAGGAGCTGTAGGGTAAGAAAGAGGGGCTAAATGAGGTCTTCAGAAGTGTGGCAGGCTAGACTTGCTCCTACGTCTATGGAGGCTCTTAGGGCTGGATTTTGTGAGTGACACTGGCATCAGTCTGGGGCTGAGGAAGAGTAGAGGGAATAGGGAGGATGAACTACACGTGATTTCTGAATTATGGCAGTCAGAACAGGGCCTCCCACCCAAAGATGTCCGCATCCTAATCCTCAGGACCTGTAAATGTGTTAGGTTAATGGCAAAGGGGAAGTAAGGTAATAGATAGAATTAAGGTTGCTGATCAGCTGAcattaaaatagggagattattctggattatctggatgagatctgtgtaatcacaagggtcctcaagagtggaagaaggaaggagagttcAGAGGAGGCAATGTGAGGAGGACTCGTCCCACCATTGCTGCCTTGAAGACAGACAAAGGTGGTCAAGAGCTAGGAATGCAGTCAGCCACTAGAAGGcggaaaaggcaagaaagtgtTTCTCCCCTGGCTCCTGCAGAAAGGAACACGCCCTGCCAACACCCTGACTTGAGCCCAGTGAGACCCGTGTCTGACTTCTGACCTACATACAGCACAGCAAGATAATAAACTTGTGTTGATTTAAGCCACCAAGTCCCTGTTATCATTGGTTTCATTTTCTACAGTTTCATTTACCCACAGTCAACCAGTCagaaaatattacatggaaaattccagaaataaaaaactcaTATTTTAAATTGCACGCTATTCTGAGTAGCCTGTGAAATCTCACATCGTCTCACTCCCTCCcacctgggacgtgaatcatccctttgtccggtgtatccctttgtccagtgtagcTGTATGGGCTACccgcccgttagtcacttagtagccgtctcaGCTATCAGATGACTGTGGCGTTATTGCAGTGCTTGTGCTCTAGTAACCCGTATTTCACTTAGTCAGGACCCCAAAGCACAGAGCAGCagtgctggcaattcagatagaCCAAAGAGAAGTCaggaagtgcttcctttaagtgaaaaggtgaaagttcttgacttaatgaagaaaagaaaaaaagagaatgccaggttgctaagatctacagtaacttttactACAGTGTGCTGttctaattgttcttttttttgtttttgttttttgcctttcgtcctcaaatccccctggtacctagttgtatattttagttgtgggtccttctagttgcggcatgtgggacgctgcctcagcatggcctgatgagtggtgccatgtccgcacgcaggatctgaacctgtgaaaccccgggccgccgaagtggagcacgcgaatttaaccacccggccacggggccggccctaattgttctattttatcatTACTTATTGTACATCTCTTACTGTGCCTCTTTTattaattaaactttatcataggtatgtatgaaTAGGGAAAacacagtatatatagggttcagtactaccCACGgtttcaagcatccactggggTCTGGAACGTATCCCCTACGGATAGGAAGAACTACCGTAATGTGTTctagcagcaatagaaaactaacacataAATAAGTCAACTTAATCCTCTAAAGAACAATAAGTGTTACGGAAAAATTCCATTTCCCCCAAACTTCCATTTTCCTCTCCCGAAACACTGAAGTGACTTTATCCCTGGtgtgaatctcagctctgctcccCATTTGTGCTGAACGCATTTATTCTAATTTCAAGGGAGAAAATAGAGCCTGAAGGCTGGCATTGGGAAGGAGCGCTGCAAAATGGGGCCCGTGTGACACTCGTAGGTACAAAAGAAGGTCATAGCCATGGGATTGAGGTGAGGGGGTGTCACGTACCATAGACAGTGAGGTAGAAAATCTGGTTAGATTCCATTCCCCCAGTTAAGATGGCTCGAGCCCGGTACTGCCCACTGTCACCACGCGTCAAGTTCTCAATCCTCAGGGATGTCATATTGGGCACGTGGACCCTATGCTTGTACTTGTCCTCAAAGCAGACCCAGGTTGGAGTCCCTTCTGACCCATTATGGACTCGCAGGATGACTGTGTAATTTACGTCAGGGCCAAAGCCCCACGAGATCGCCTCCAGCTTGGTTCCTGGTTCCTTGATCACATGAAACAACACAGACCCTCCTTGGATCTCCTTCAAAGGAACGTGGACTCCAGAATCCTGAACTCCAGCACCATGTGCTCCAGAACTCTTGACCCCAGTGCTGCAGACACCTAGGGCATTGGGAACAGGAACGTGAGTGTTTTTTGATCAAGGATAAAAGAGAGAACCACGGAACCCATCTTTTTCATGAAATCCATCCAATGTACTCCCTTGATTCTTGGAAGGCAGCCTAGTACACTTAGTACAATGAATTTGAAGCAACTCTGGAATCAAGTCCTGGTCCCAGTGGAGTGTAACCTTGAAGAGGTTACTTAAATGTGCTAACCTGCAGGTTCTGTACCTGCCTCAAAATGATAGTGTGAATTAAATGAGCTCAGGGATAAAAAGCACCAGCACATTTTCCAGAATATGCTAAGTGCATATCTGTAGGAGGCAGCTTCTAAAATGGGTCCAAAgacccctccctcctcagctttACACCCTTAGTAACCACCTAGCCCTGGAATGTGGTCTGACCTGGTGACTTGCTTCTAAGGAACAGGATacagcaaaggtgatgggatgtcacctAGCGATGTGAGGTTATACATGACTGTGACCCATCTTGCtcgcactctctctctccctcaatctgatgaagccagctgccatattgtcagctgccctgtggagaggcccacacagcaaggaactgagggcagcctCCAGCCAACACCCAGGGAGGAACTGAGGACCTCAGTCCAACAGCCACAGGAACTGCATCCTATCAGCAATCACAGGAGTGAGCTCggaagcagattcttcccagctGAGCCTTGAGCTGACTGCAGCCCTCGCCAAGGCCTTGATTTCAGTCtcagagaccctgagccagagaaCTAGCTAAACCACCCCTGGatcctgacccacagaagctgTGAGGCTGTACATGGTATTGTTTTAAGGCACAAGTTTTCGAGTAACAGGTTACACAGCAATGGATAATTAATACAATAACGAAGGTTGCTgtcccttccccttccttccaggCAGTGTAGTAGTCAGGATGGGCTGGGCTgtgctgtggtaacaaataatTACAGTGCCTCAGGGTCTTAGAAAAGGGGAGTTTATATCCTACACCATATGTCCcatgagagagggagggagggggcctgtCACATGCGGTGGAGGCTCCACCACCTTGTAGCTGCACCACATGAAACCCACAGTGTCCTCACAGCCTCTCAGTCCCACCTCAGAGGATGTTTTATTGAAACGTGCTGAGGGGTCAGACTGGGTGATCTAGTACAACAGATGGTCTAAAGCTTGGAGTTCAGAGCCAGCGAGACTAAAGTTGACGCCAGGTCTccatttcctggctgtgtggACTTGAGATGTTATTGAGTCTCTCGGCCTTgactttctcatctgtgaaatggaaatgatgACAGTGCTCACCTCACAGAATTATTGTGGGGCCTTAAGAAGATCTCAGCACAGTGCTCTCAATAATTGTTCCATAAATGTGTTCTATCTCATTATGATGAAAATGATTCTTGACCAAACctacctgggatcagaaccagatATTCCCAGGTCCCAGGGTggtgccctttcctctcccccagcTGCTCCTCTAAGGGGTCTCCACCTAGATACCGGGCTGGGCTCAACACCCGTGGGTGCAATCCCACAGGTGGTTGTAGGGAGTTGAAGTCCAGCCAGGGCCTTCTTGTTTACCAAAGGCCTCAGACTGAAAGGAAATTTATTGCTGTGTAGACAGCAGCTGGTTTCCATGGCCACTGTCAACTCCCATTTTACCAGGTACCCAAGAACATCTGTGCTACAGGGGAGAGTggtaaagatggaggaaggacagGCTACATGCTATCCCAAGCTTGGGTTGAAAAAATTTGTATTATCAACTCTATTTGGTGTGGGCATTTTCCCCTTTCACTAAAGAAAGTGGGTTGCTTTGTAATTGTAAAGGTATATGTGTTCATAGAAAACTATTATATGGATTATGGAGTTGATTCAAGTAAAAGTTCAAAGAGTGCCTCCTCTTAAAGGTAAGCACTGTTATTGACATGTATCCTTCCAGACTTTTGTCTATGTAATCACAATTGCCATAAACCCTGTAAACACAGGGCACCTGTTTGTACATTCATTCCAGCATTCTGATGGCCTGTGTGGGCGTGGTCTCAGACTCTTCCTTTGAACAGGCTGTGACAGCCTcctggttccctcattaattaatgagtgaAATTAAAGCACTCTTTAACACCTCAGTCAATCACGGCATTCTGAGTTAATCTCATGTTGAAATATGCAATTTGGGGTACAACAACGGACACTAACCATAAGCGGTCTATCTAACCTGGGGCTCAAAGGAACATCCTGTTCCAATGGGGAAATGTGCAGATGGACAAACTGCGAGAAGCATTTCAGTCTCCAGGGTGGCACCTTCCTAAGGGATTTTCACAGTAATTCTGACCAAATTATGTTTATCtattcccccctccccaccctcagcatTGGGTAAGAGGGGGCCAGCACCAggggaacagagagaaagaagctgaTATTTTCGCATCACAGACAGAAACTGAGAAGCTCTGGCCAAGGTTCTCAGTCAGCTGCCTCTGAACAGCACAGCTGCAGTGAGCTTTCCTGAGCAGGGTTTGCAGACAGAGTTCCACACACTGTGGGGAAGGAGATGATGTCCTTCCGGGTGGTCAGAGATCCCTCTTGGGAGCAGAGACACAGAAAACAGAGGGCAAGGTTGGATCTCAAAGATAAGGGTTGAAGAGGAGGATTCACTCCTTCCTTGGAGGGCTGAGGAGGTGACCACAGGGACTTCCCGGGGTCTTCTCTTTGAAGGTGACCTAAACAGGCTCACCAGCTGGCAATCGCTTTTAGGCCACTTGAGTAGGACAGGATGTGATGAAGAAACAGAGCAGCGGCCTTGAAGTAGCCACAGTAGAGATCTGTCTGGATGGACTCAGGAATCTCATCCCCTTAGAGGGGATTTGCCCAGGCCCTcctttcacagaggaggaggtTCCCTGGTGGGTGACTTTGTCCTGGGTCACGCAGGGCAGAGCCAGACCTGGAGCCTGggtctcctctcttccctcccagggCTTCTCCCCTGCAGGAGCTGCCCACCAACTCCCCCACCctttccctgccctccccagggctCCTCCCTCCCAGCACTGCTGTCTGATCCCAGGATCTGAGCAGGTCCCAGAGTCTCACCCTTCAACTTCCCTCTCCTGGGAAAGGGAAGCAAGACTTAGAAGGGTAGCAGAGCAGGGGCCTCTGGCTAGGGGAGGGTTAAAGAGCAGCCCAGCCTGACTCTCCACTTTCTAGAGAGGAGGGACCCAGGGAGAGAGGAGTCTCAGCCCTCACCCTGCAGGGAGGATTGGCCCCAGAAGCTACGTGGGGAGCACGAGCTGTGAGGAAGATGGATGAAGACttagaaagaggaggaaggcagcaaGAGCTCTCTGGGCCACAAAGGATCTAAtcctgaagaagaaaatcaagCCTGGGGAGGGCATGGTAATAAACAGGCTAGAGTTCAAATCcagtgaaataatataaaatttaacactGAAAAATCACCATAAAATGCTGTCCATTTTTCTgacccttcctcctttcttccttcctccctcactctctctccatctctctttctcttccttctataATCTTCCAAACCCAGGGCTTATGGAGAAAGCTGTATGTAATTCAacatatttctccatttaaataaattgaagagGTGGAGAAAACCGACATTTTACTGTTGACACTACGTTACCTAGGTAAAGGGGTCTAATGCAAAGCTCATCACGAATTCAAGACAGCCTGTGTCCAAATGCTCTCTAATCCactaaatttaatataattcccTACAAATTCGGATGTGGCTGGGATATTACAACAAGAAAATATAGTAAACCTTTCACAGCTTTAACCTGAATTCATAATTcactagttattattattttcccattagttctttctttaatttcattataCGTAACATAAcgtatacataacataaaacataaaatctccGATAAAGTCATACATGAGATACTCGGGCTTCCTTAGGACAGcctttttttcagtttcctttttgcttaacctccccctctctccctctccctcctttctctcctcctcaagTTCGCTCTCTCTGGAAACCCACCTTAGCAGTCTGCTGTTTCCTTCCacattttctccatttgtaaacaTGTGGGTACACAGACACCCTTAAATTTTGAAGGCTCCTGTTCATTTACAAAATTAGATTTCATGGTATTCATCCTCCTGCATCTTGCTCGTGGAAATCCATGCCTCTGAACTCATGGAAATTGGAAATCCCTCCCGGACAACTGGTACATTTGGTTTTTATCCTCCGTGTTATCCCATGGTACAGATAGTCCTCAGTTTGTACAATGATTCCCAAACTGCAGGTGCCTCCTGTGTTTCCATGATTTTTCTCTAAAGAACTGCTTTCAGTCTGGGGTCTCCAGGACCTGAGCCACATTTGTCAGGGGAGGAAGATGCAACTCACAGGCAGGAAAAAGGCATCGTCCTAGAGGATTCACTTTACACTAAGATAAATGCTTCCTAACATTTAAGATGAAAACTAACACTGTACTGGAACTCAAAATTCACAAGCAATTTGAAGTTAAAGGTGAGACTCCCAGGGACT
Proteins encoded:
- the LOC102150064 gene encoding CD48 antigen — protein: MGPCSEDPPLCWASWILGFSSLLLSVCSTGVKSSGAHGAGVQDSGVHVPLKEIQGGSVLFHVIKEPGTKLEAISWGFGPDVNYTVILRVHNGSEGTPTWVCFEDKYKHRVHVPNMTSLRIENLTRGDSGQYRARAILTGGMESNQIFYLTVYEPVPLPRILVQSLSITPRWCSIILECRAAGVTEDLNVTWESKGLPRELEQKGTPGPAPNSWTLAVNLPLHQPSASLTCVVSNSEDQKTVTSALGEVCAHDSHGQAIAGPLRAILGTIVAVLLILGAGLCLWKTLRRR